One part of the Rutidosis leptorrhynchoides isolate AG116_Rl617_1_P2 chromosome 1, CSIRO_AGI_Rlap_v1, whole genome shotgun sequence genome encodes these proteins:
- the LOC139879359 gene encoding peptidyl-prolyl cis-trans isomerase FKBP62-like, with product MNDLPAPLTTLEKIEAAGQKKEEGNTYFHAGEYLEAAKCYENAAKFIEDDNDFSEEERNQTRALKVACYLNDAACKLKLSELNDDYLKVPKLCSKVLEIDSTNIKALYRRAKAYVNIADLDLAERDLKRALEIDPGNRDVKDEYQVLNMARMSLGVAETYSPGITRCFDDKKEKAKI from the exons ATGAATGATTTACCGGCACCATTGACCACTTTGGAGAAGATCGAGGCAGCTGGCCAAAAGAAGGAAGAAGGGAACACTTACTTTCATGCTGGTGAATATCTAGAAGCTGCAAAGTGTTATGAGAAT GCTGCCAAGTTCATTGAAGATGACAATGATTTTAGTGAGGAGGAAAGGAATCAAACAAGAGCGTTAAAGGTCGCTTGCTACCTGAATGATGCAGCCTGTAAGCTGAAGCTGAGTGAGCTGAATGATGATTACCTAAAAGTTCCGAAGCTTTGCTCCAAG GTGTTGGAAATTGATAGCACAAACATCAAGGCCTTGTATAGAAGGGCTAAAGCTTATGTTAATATTGCTGATCTGGACCTTGCAGAACGTGACCTTAAAAGGGCTCTTGAAATAGACCCGGGAAACAG AGATGTGAAGGATGAGTACCAAGTGTTGAATATGGCAAGAATGTCGCTAGGTGTTGCGGAAACATATTCGCCAGGTATCACAAGATGTTTCGATGACAAGAAGGAAAAGGCTAAGATCTAA